One window of Limnochordia bacterium genomic DNA carries:
- a CDS encoding type II toxin-antitoxin system RelE/ParE family toxin codes for MELQFKNNKIRRQCEDPKRAQKDFGPAIGNTLTQRVVELAAATSLMDIRAIPSARLHRLRGARSEEYAVDLVHPYRLVFRPVLEDGVAIHALNRINIVRIEEVTDYHGKQKRK; via the coding sequence GTGGAATTACAATTCAAGAATAATAAGATCAGAAGGCAATGTGAGGATCCCAAAAGAGCGCAGAAAGATTTCGGGCCGGCAATTGGAAATACCTTGACACAGAGAGTGGTGGAATTGGCGGCTGCAACCAGCTTGATGGATATTAGAGCAATTCCATCGGCTAGACTGCATCGCTTGCGCGGTGCACGATCTGAGGAGTATGCTGTTGATTTGGTACACCCGTACAGATTAGTGTTTCGTCCAGTTTTGGAGGATGGTGTGGCGATACATGCCCTCAACCGCATCAACATTGTCAGGATTGAGGAGGTGACGGATTATCATGGTAAGCAGAAGCGCAAGTAG